The Castanea sativa cultivar Marrone di Chiusa Pesio chromosome 11, ASM4071231v1 genome contains a region encoding:
- the LOC142617555 gene encoding RNA polymerase sigma factor sigD, chloroplastic has product MAITTICSSPTHSPTLPTISSLKTHHPLQPQLHVSTSSTKFGSNIVSNDALVIAAEAVALAHAAAQAARDAVLAAAEIGEVWCDRESDNVLVKDGSGGLGVRRKRRRRRRNGMEEKIGESWRISSGSVKSGNLSPREEAELCLCLKEGARLEGMRIGVREARGCEPTSKQLAKAIGMKRRSVDKILCDGRESRQKIARSYRRLVVSIANGYQGRGLSFQDLIQEGSIGLLRGVEKFEPERGNKLATYVYWWIKQAIIRAIATDTRLVRLPGNASRMVAKIAEASNILTKRLGRQPSYDEIAEMLNVNILTVKLVSERSRPPGSLDRAVTDQGRMTLQEIISGPDETMPEKMVKKQLMKQEVDKLLKTLNKREEHVLRLRFGLNGEPPRSCEEIGRILKLSRERVRQIYVIALSNLRQRSMKDNLVEFYVL; this is encoded by the exons ATGGCCATCACCACCATATGCTCATCTCCAACTCACTCTCCAACTCTCCCAACCATTTCTTCACTCAAAACCCACCACCCTCTCCAACCCCAGTTGCATGTTTCTACATCTTCTACTAAATTTGGTTCTAACATAGTCTCCAACGATGCATTAGTCATTGCTGCAGAGGCAGTTGCACTGGCACATGCAGCAGCTCAGGCTGCTAGAGATGCTGTGTTGGCTGCAGCTGAGATTGGTGAGGTGTGGTGTGACAGAGAGAGTGATAATGTATTGGTGAAGGATGGGAGTGGTGGCTTAGGAgtgaggaggaagaggaggaggagaaggagaaATGGGATGGAGGAAAAAATTGGTGAAAGTTGGAGAATTTCATCCGGGTCTGTTAAGTCTGGGAATTTGAGTCCAAGGGAGGAGGCAGAGCTTTGTTTATGCCTCAAG GAGGGAGCAAGGCTAGAAGGGATGAGAATAGGAGTCAGGGAAGCTCGAGGCTGTGAGCCAACCTCAAAACAGTTGGCCAAGGCCATAGGGATGAAAAGGAGGAGTGTAGATAAGATTTTGTGTGATGGAAGAGAGTCAAGACAGAAGATTGCTCGGAGCTACCGTAGACTGGTGGTTTCCATTGCCAATGGTTATCAAGGCAGAGGACTAAGCTTCCAAGACCTCATTCAG GAAGGGAGCATAGGCCTTCTTCGGGGGGTGGAGAAATTTGAGCCTGAAAGAGGAAATAAGTTGGCAACATATGTTTACTGGTGGATTAAGCAGGCTATTATTAGAGCCATAGCAACTGACACAAGATTAGTGAGATTACCG GGAAACGCGAGCAGGATGGTGGCGAAAATTGCAGAAGCTAGCAACATCTTGACTAAAAGATTAGGGCGGCAACCATCCTATGATGAAATTGCTGAAATGCTCAATGTGAATATTTTGACAGTGAAACTTGTTTCTGAGAGGAGCAGACCCCCAGGGTCATTGGATCGAGCAGTAACTGATCAAGGTCGCATGACTCTCCAG GAGATCATATCAGGACCGGATGAAACAATGCCAGAAAAGATGGTCAAGAAACAGCTAATGAAGCAAGAGGTGGATAAACTTCTCAAGACACTtaacaaaagagaagaacatGTATTGAGATTACGCTTTGGACTCAATGGAGAGCCGCCTAGGTCCTGTGAAGAGATAGGAAGAATATTAAAGCTGTCGAGGGAGAGGGTTCGCCAGATCTATGTTATTGCATTATCAAATTTACGACAGAGAAGTATGAAAGACAATCTAGtagaattttatgttttatag
- the LOC142614517 gene encoding putative L-type lectin-domain containing receptor kinase S.5: MCFSQVVWSLLLAVLLGGALTQVGCLDFNFSTFKNEDMGELTLRNSTIEEAIQVTPDIGSENIQNRAGRVFYKKQFRLWSKRKNITASFNTTIGLVITPTKSPGGEGMAFILAADDTLPENSQGQWLGIVNNITNGTSQANIVAVEFDTRKSYQEDMDDNHVGLDVNSIYSIKQESLTDYGINLSSADKVTVMVRIQYDGKEMKMNVSAAKTSETEYVQVMSQNLVLSNHLPEKVFVGISASIGNDTQANCLRSWEFHGSEIPGEEMLWVWIIVPLVVIVLSMIGLYLYWQRKHREQPEDAYPRIEDQIQGSSMAPKKFKLKELRKATRNFNPRNKLGKGGFGTVYKGFLANKEVAVKRVSKDSSQGKQEFIAEITTIGSLHHRNLVRLIGWCYERRELLLVYEFMPNCSLDRFIYGNEELGMEEPTLGWERRHTIIYGVAQALDYLHNGCEKRVLHRDIKASNIMLDSEFNAKLGDFGLARTLQQSKNTHHTTKVIAGTPGYMAPETFLTGRATVETDVYAFGVLVLEVFSGRKPGNQNEQSDYSNNNLVPWLWDLHRQERILDAIDSRLTKAFDEEGMLSMLVLALACCHPNPHQRPSMRTVLQVLTGEVPPPLVPTERPAFVWPAMPPSFKEDAENFSSGSQLSPFTELTGR, translated from the coding sequence ATGTGCTTTTCACAGGTAGTTTGGTCCCTTCTGTTAGCAGTCCTCTTGGGTGGAGCTCTAACTCAAGTAGGGTgcttagattttaatttttcaacctTCAAAAATGAAGATATGGGTGAACTCACTCTGAGAAATTCAACAATTGAGGAAGCAATCCAAGTTACACCAGATATTGGGTCGGAAAATATTCAGAATCGTGCTGGACGTGTCTTTTACAAGAAGCAATTCAGATTGTGGAGCAAGAGAAAAAACATCACAGCGTCTTTCAATACCACCATTGGTCTTGTAATAACTCCAACGAAGTCTCCAGGAGGTGAAGGCATGGCCTTTATATTAGCTGCAGATGATACTCTTCCAGAGAACAGCCAAGGACAATGGCTTGGGATTGTAAATAATATCACCAATGGAACCTCTCAAGCTAATATAGTGGCAGTTGAATTTGACACAAGAAAGAGCTACCAAGAAGATATGGATGATAATCATGTTGGCTTGGATGTAAATAGCATCTACTCGATCAAACAAGAATCTTTAACCGACTATGGGATCAACCTTTCTAGCGCTGATAAGGTAACAGTAATGGTAAGGATTCAGTATGATGGCAAAGAGATGAAAATGAATGTCTCTGCAGCTAAGACTAGCGAAACTGAGTACGTGCAAGTAATGTCTCAAAATCTCGTGCTCTCTAACCATCTTCCGGAGAAGGTTTTTGTGGGAATCTCAGCTTCAATAGGCAATGACACTCAAGCAAATTGTTTAAGATCGTGGGAATTCCATGGTTCAGAAATTCCTGGTGAAGAGATGTTGTGGGTATGGATCATAGTTCCATTAGTGGTTATTGTATTAAGCATGATTGGGTTGTACTTGTATTGGCAGAGAAAACACAGAGAGCAACCAGAGGATGCATATCCAAGGATAGAAGACCAGATTCAAGGGTCCTCTATGGctccaaaaaaattcaaattgaaagaGCTGAGAAAGGCAACTCGCAACTTCAACCCCAGAAACAAGCTTGGAAAAGGTGGCTTTGGAACAGTCTATAAGGGATTCTTAGCAAATAAGGAGGTAGCTGTCAAGAGAGTCTCAAAGGATTCAAGTCAAGGCAAACAAGAATTCATAGCAGAAATCACAACAATTGGTAGCCTCCATCACAGGAATCTTGTGAGATTGATCGGCTGGTGTTATGAAAGGCGTGAGCTTCTTCTTGTGTACGAGTTCATGCCAAATTGTAGCCTAGACAGGTTCATATATGGCAATGAGGAACTAGGCATGGAGGAACCAACACTCGGATGGGAAAGAAGGCACACCATAATTTATGGGGTGGCTCAGGCATTGGATTATCTTCATAATGGGTGTGAAAAGAGGGTGCTTCATCGAGACATAAAAGCCAGCAATATAATGTTGGACTCAGAGTTCAATGCAAAGTTGGGAGACTTTGGACTAGCTCGTACCCTTCAACAAAGCAAAAATACTCACCACACAACTAAAGTCATCGCAGGAACACCGGGTTATATGGCTCCAGAAACGTTTCTTACTGGTAGGGCAACTGTTGAAACAGATGTCTATGCATTTGGTGTTCTTGTATTGGAAGTTTTCAGTGGAAGGAAGCCTGGAAATCAGAATGAGCAAAGTGACTACAGCAACAACAACCTTGTGCCCTGGCTATGGGATCTTCACAGGCAGGAAAGGATACTTGATGCAATTGATTCAAGATTGACCAAGGCATTTGATGAGGAGGGAATGCTGAGCATGCTTGTTTTGGCATTGGCTTGTTGCCATCCAAATCCACACCAGAGACCCTCCATGAGAACAGTTTTGCAGGTACTTACAGGGGAAGTGCCTCCACCACTGGTGCCCACTGAAAGACCTGCTTTTGTGTGGCCAGCCATGCCTCCTTCATTCAAGGAGGATGCTGAAAACTTTTCCAGTGGAAGCCAACTTAGCCCATTCACAGAACTGACTGGGAGATGA